One region of Pseudomonadota bacterium genomic DNA includes:
- a CDS encoding TusE/DsrC/DsvC family sulfur relay protein, which yields MAKITLGGVEVETDEDGFIQEPDKWNEDIAQDIAKIENAYPMTEEHWKVVNYLRDYFIKYEIAPPVRMLVKQTGIDLKKIYQLFPGGPAKGACKIAGLPKPTGCV from the coding sequence ATGGCAAAGATTACGCTTGGCGGAGTAGAAGTCGAGACCGATGAAGATGGTTTTATCCAGGAACCGGACAAATGGAACGAGGATATAGCACAGGACATCGCAAAGATAGAGAATGCATATCCAATGACCGAGGAGCATTGGAAGGTTGTCAATTACCTGAGAGATTACTTCATAAAATATGAGATTGCCCCGCCTGTACGGATGCTGGTAAAGCAGACAGGCATAGATTTGAAGAAGATATATCAGCTTTTTCCGGGTGGACCGGCAAAGGGGGCATGCAAGATAGCAGGGCTTCCAAAACCCACAGGATGCGTGTGA
- a CDS encoding respiratory nitrate reductase subunit gamma, whose protein sequence is MNIFLATLTYFAYIFIIGMYTIKAVKYIRMPTHLRWELYPVVHEEQYRYTGSCFEHTDRQKDIRRKHTLRRVLFLLKEYFTLSEYYKRHASYWFFLYLWHIGFMLIITFHIFCFFGAVSMLSGMTISPNSSNIPGIVFYYAILFTGVISFITGTLGSTGLFVKRIIDKNLSLYASPLNYFSYAFTLVIFLSGIYAWFFVDPMLSEYREFWKGLITLNFINVKPGAAVHIVLFNLFLIYLPFTRSMHYITRFFAFFLIRWDDEPNVRGSVLEKKLQELFDQKITWSAPHIESGKTWKEATKQ, encoded by the coding sequence TTGAATATCTTCTTGGCCACCCTTACGTACTTTGCCTATATTTTCATCATTGGCATGTATACCATCAAGGCCGTGAAATATATCAGGATGCCTACACATCTCCGTTGGGAGCTATACCCTGTAGTGCATGAAGAACAATATCGTTATACCGGCTCATGTTTCGAGCACACGGATCGGCAAAAAGATATCCGCCGGAAGCATACATTGCGGCGCGTGCTGTTCCTGTTAAAAGAATACTTCACCCTCAGTGAATATTATAAAAGACATGCAAGTTATTGGTTTTTTTTGTACCTCTGGCACATCGGTTTCATGTTAATCATTACATTCCATATATTTTGTTTTTTTGGCGCAGTCTCTATGCTCTCCGGCATGACAATATCTCCCAATTCTTCAAATATTCCCGGCATTGTTTTCTACTACGCAATATTGTTCACCGGAGTTATAAGCTTCATTACCGGCACTTTGGGGAGCACGGGCTTATTCGTTAAAAGGATTATTGATAAAAACCTCAGTCTTTATGCCTCCCCTCTCAATTACTTTTCTTATGCCTTCACCCTAGTCATTTTTTTAAGCGGTATATATGCCTGGTTTTTTGTTGACCCCATGTTGTCCGAATACCGGGAATTCTGGAAGGGACTTATTACTTTGAATTTTATCAATGTGAAGCCGGGCGCAGCAGTGCATATCGTGCTTTTTAACCTGTTTTTGATATACCTCCCTTTTACCCGATCCATGCATTATATTACACGGTTCTTTGCCTTTTTCTTAATCAGATGGGATGATGAGCCAAACGTGCGGGGCAGCGTACTTGAGAAAAAACTGCAAGAACTTTTTGATCAAAAGATAACATGGTCGGCGCCACACATCGAATCCGGCAAGACATGGAAGGAAGCAACAAAACAATGA
- a CDS encoding (Fe-S)-binding protein, which translates to MKIEDIGKQSNRMVNISPEDLMPLPYPYNKPDDEPPFKELTGEQKDRYDTSLDGFLAIGIPKPTTKEEEDALVKKFLSGLEKLLSKENNWTFLQPLFHSLEYCVKCQICNDSCPAYIASGKKEIYRPTYRPEVLRRIIEKYIKKKGKFLSFITGSDIELNWTLLSRLAELAYRCTLCRKCAQVCPLGVDNGLISREIRKLFSQELGIAPRELHELGTIQQLKTGSSTGITPKALSNLISFMEDEIEEIAGKRIKIPVDKKGAEILLLHNAGEFIAWPENTEAFAIIFDAAGIDWTLSSEVMGYDAVNYGVWYDDIQLARIAIRHAEVAKSLKVKKINVGECGHAHKAMIVIADRVLTGDLNIPRESALPLLEEIVCNGKLRLDPARNDFPVTLHDPCNMVRLMGIMEPQRNILRKICPQFREMEPHGVDNYCCGGGSGFAIMQSMNFPDWRSAVSGRMKLKQILETFQDVISPDDKKYVCAPCSNCKGQIRELFNYYDVNGKCGIFYGGLVELIVNAMTDIEKPFIEWAWH; encoded by the coding sequence ATGAAGATAGAGGATATCGGCAAGCAAAGCAACCGGATGGTCAATATAAGTCCCGAAGACCTAATGCCCCTGCCCTACCCTTACAATAAACCAGATGATGAACCACCTTTCAAAGAACTCACGGGAGAGCAAAAGGACCGGTATGACACATCGCTTGACGGATTCCTCGCAATAGGCATACCGAAGCCGACAACCAAAGAGGAAGAGGATGCACTTGTCAAAAAATTCCTTTCAGGTCTTGAAAAACTCCTTTCAAAAGAAAATAACTGGACTTTCCTCCAGCCGCTTTTTCATTCCCTTGAATACTGTGTGAAATGCCAGATATGCAACGATTCCTGCCCGGCCTATATTGCAAGCGGGAAGAAGGAGATATACAGGCCTACCTATCGTCCGGAGGTACTAAGGCGGATTATAGAAAAATACATCAAAAAGAAGGGTAAATTCTTATCCTTCATAACAGGCAGCGATATTGAACTGAACTGGACACTTTTATCAAGGTTGGCTGAGCTTGCTTACAGATGTACCCTGTGCAGGAAATGCGCACAGGTATGCCCCCTCGGCGTGGATAACGGACTGATAAGCCGTGAGATCAGAAAGCTCTTCAGTCAGGAACTCGGTATTGCCCCAAGGGAGCTTCATGAACTCGGCACAATCCAGCAATTAAAAACCGGTTCTTCTACCGGCATCACCCCGAAGGCATTAAGCAATCTAATCAGTTTTATGGAAGACGAAATTGAAGAAATAGCCGGAAAGAGGATAAAAATCCCGGTTGATAAAAAAGGGGCGGAAATACTTCTTTTGCATAATGCAGGTGAGTTCATTGCATGGCCTGAAAATACAGAGGCATTTGCAATCATTTTTGATGCAGCGGGCATTGACTGGACACTCTCCAGTGAGGTCATGGGATATGATGCAGTCAATTACGGCGTCTGGTATGATGATATTCAGCTTGCACGTATTGCAATCCGACATGCTGAAGTTGCGAAAAGCCTGAAGGTTAAAAAGATTAATGTGGGGGAATGCGGCCATGCCCATAAGGCGATGATTGTAATTGCTGACAGGGTGCTGACAGGCGATCTCAACATCCCGAGGGAAAGCGCGCTGCCGCTCCTGGAAGAGATTGTGTGCAACGGAAAGTTAAGACTGGATCCGGCCAGGAATGATTTTCCCGTGACCCTTCATGACCCATGTAACATGGTAAGATTAATGGGGATTATGGAACCTCAGAGAAATATATTAAGGAAAATCTGCCCGCAGTTCAGGGAGATGGAGCCCCACGGTGTGGATAATTACTGTTGCGGGGGCGGAAGCGGATTTGCCATCATGCAGTCCATGAATTTCCCTGACTGGCGCAGTGCAGTCTCAGGCCGGATGAAGCTGAAACAGATTTTAGAGACATTTCAAGATGTTATTTCACCGGACGATAAAAAATATGTATGTGCCCCTTGCTCAAACTGCAAAGGACAGATACGAGAACTGTTCAACTATTATGATGTCAACGGGAAATGCGGCATTTTCTACGGCGGTCTGGTTGAATTAATAGTCAATGCCATGACTGATATCGAAAAACCGTTTATTGAATGGGCATGGCATTAA